A stretch of DNA from Mesorhizobium onobrychidis:
CACGATGACTTTCAAAAAAAAATGGAAAATACTAGGCTGATCCCACGCAGCCGCATGAGAGCCACGAATCCGCATGGCCTATCTCGACAACATCGCCGTTTTCGTCCGTGTCGTCGAACTTGGCAATCTGTCGGCGGCGGGCCGCGACATGCGCATCTCGCCGGCGGTCGCCTCCAACCGCATCAAGGAGCTCGAGAAGCATCTCGGTGTCAGGCTGTTCAACCGCACGACGCGGCAGCTGATGCCGACCGAGCATGGCACGGTGTTCTACTCCGGCGCCAAGCAGGTGCTTGAGGCGGTCACCGAGGCGGAAGCCGCGGTCAGCGCTTTGTCCGGCCAGCCGCGCGGCACCATCAAGGTGACAGCGCCACTCGGCCTTGGCCGGCGGCTGGTGGCGTCGGGAATCCCCGATTTCCATGACAAATACCCTGACATCGAGGTGCGGCTGAGGCTTTCAGACCACAATGTCGACATCATGAAGGAAGGCATCGATGTCGCCTTCCGGCTGGGCATCATCGAGGATTCCAGCCTCAGAATGCGCGGCATCATGGAATGCGAGCGGGTGCTGGTGGCGGCGCCGAAATATCTGGAGGCGCGCGGCGAACCGACCGAACCGCAGGACCTGATCGGCAAGAAGCACGACTGCCTGATGCTGCGCTATTCCGGCGCGCGTGAATATGTGTGGACGCTGCAGACGGCCGACGGCCCGCGGAAATTCGAAGTGCACGGGCCCTATGACACCGACGATGGCGACGTGCTGACCGGCTGGGCGCTGTCGGGCCGCGGCATCATCAACAAGCCGCGCTTCGAGGTGGAGCCGTTCATCCGCGACCAGCGGCTGAAGGTGATCCTGCCCGACACGCCGCCGACACCGGTGCAGTTCGCCGCCGTCTATCCGCACAAGAAGCTGCAGGACCCCAAGGTGCGGCTGCTGCTCGACTTCATGGCCGAGCGTTGCCAACGGCTGATCAAGGATATTCTGGCAGGTATATGATGCGTGGCTCGAACGATGGTGGGAACAGCGCCACGATGCATCTCGCCGTTTCGTTGGCTCAGGGAGAGGCTCCTTCCGGCGTGCAGGCCGACGCCGGTCTGGATTTCAGCCTTCTGGCCCGATTCGTGCAAAAGGCCGAAGCAGCTGGGCTGGACATGGTGCTGCTTGCCGATTCCGCGCCGGTTGCAGGCGGCGACGCATGGAGCCGGCAGGTGCCCTTCGAAGCGACGACCCTGCTGGCGGCGCTGGCGACGGTGACCAGCAGGATCGGCCTCGTCGCCGCGGCGTCGACGGTCGCCCACCAGCCCTACAATCTGGCGCGCCGTTTCGCCTCGCTTGACATCATCAGCCATGGTCGTGCCGGCTGGAACGCGACCATGGTTCCGGATCCGCGCGAGGCGGCCAATTTCAGCCGGCCAGAGGGTTTTTCCCGCGACGATTTTCGCCGTCGCGCGGAGGAATTCATCGGCATCGTTCAAGGCTTGTGGCGCGGCTGGGATGCGGATGCCCTGCTGTTTGACAAAAGCGGCGGCCGCTTCTTCGACCCTGAAAAGATGCACCTGCTCGACCACAAGGGAGAGTTTTTCTCTGTGCGCGGGCCACTGAACGTTGCACGCTCGCCGCAGGATACGCCGGTGCTCGTCATGTCAGGCCTATCGGAGCACGACATGGAGATCGCCGCCCGCTTCGCCGATGTCATCCTGTTGGACGAGCCGTTGGACGCGAAGGCCGACGATCTGAAGCGTCGCGCGCTTGGGTTTGGGCGCAGTCCGGGCGAGATAAAGGTGCTGATGAACGTCGCGCCGGGTGCTGAAACGGCAGCCGGGCCAGACGTGATCGCGGACAGGCTCGAAGAGCCCTTCCGATCGAAAAGCTGCGACGGTTTCAATATACTCATGCCGCCGGTGCTGTCTGTGCTCGACGATTTCGTCGGTCTCGTGCTGCCGGAGCTTCGTCGCCGCGGCCTTCTCCGGTCGGATTATCCCGGCGCGACGCTGCGCTCCCATCTCGGACTGGCCGGGGAGGAGGAACAATGACCGCCCATCGACGGCAGATGAAGCTCGGCGCCTTTCTGTGGGCAACAGGCCACCACATCGCCGCATGGCGCCATCCGCAGGCGCATGTGAAGGCGGGGGTCGACATCGATCATTACATCCGGCTGGCGCGGACGGCGGAGGCGGCGAAATTCGATATGCTCTTCTGCGAGGACGCCGCCGGCGTGCGCGAGGCGGATGTCAACATCGCCAGCCAGACGTCACGTTCGATCGGTTTCGAACCGATCAGCCTGCTTGCGGCTCTCGCGGTCCAGACCAGTCACATCGGTCTCGTCTCCACGGCATCGACGAGCCACAACGAGCCTTACGGGCTGGCGCGGACCTTCTTGTCGCTCGACCATCTGAGCGGCGGGCGCGCCGGCTGGAATCTCGTCACCTCCGCCAGCCACATTGAAGCCGCCAATTTCGGCGCGACCGGCCTGCGCCCGCATGCGGACCGTTACGAGCGGGCGCGTGAGTTCGCCGAAATCGTTACCGGACTTTGGCACGGCAAGCTCGATGGGGCTTCCGGATCCGGTCACGACGGCCAGTGCTTTTCGGTTCGCGACCCGCTCGATCTGCCGCGCTCGCCGCAAGGCGCACCGGTCATGGTTCAGGCCGGCGCCTCGGATGTCGGCCGGGACCTTGCCGCCCGCACCGCCGATGTGGTGTTCACGGCGGCCCAGACCTTCGAGGAAGCAAAGGCCTTTTATGGTGATCTCAAGGGGCGACTGGCGGCTTATGGGCGCGGGCCGGACGACATCAAGATCATGCCGGGCGTTGCCCCCGTGGTGGCAGAAACGGAATCGGAAGCCCGCGAGAAATATGAGGAACTGCAGGAGCTCATCCCCGACGATGTCGGCGTCGCGCTGCTTTCCAGTTATCTCAGCATTTCCGATCTGTCACGCTATCCCATCGATGGACCGTTGCCGGAGCTGCCGGCCAGCGAAGGCATGCAGAGCCGGCAGGCGCTGGTCATCGAGCAGTCGCGCCGGGACAACCTCTCCATCCGGCAGCTTGCGCGTCACTTCGCCGGCGCGCGCGGCCACTGGCGCATCGTCGGCACGCCGGCCCAGATCGCCGACGAGCTCGAAGCACGGTTCGAGGGCGGCGCCGCAGACGGTTTCAACGTCATGCCATCTTATTTTCCCGGCGAACTCGACGCCTTTGCCGCGCTCGTTGTGCCGGAGCTGCAGCGGCGCGGCCTGTTCCGCACAGAGTACGAAGGCCGCACCTCGCGCGAGCATCTCGGCTTGAAACGACCGGCATGACGCGCCTCAGCCGACGTCCATCATTCGGGCGGTTCCGGACACTCTAATCGAGCTGCCCGCTACAAGCGCAATGTCGGCATGCAGACGCGAGCGCATGCCCATATCCTCGCCCTGCACGATATCGATGGCGCCGCCATGCGGCCAGCCGATGTCGCGCAGATAGCCGGCGAAGGCCGCGGTCGAGGCCCCCGTCGCTGGATCTTCATAGACGCCGCCGGATGCGAACGGATTGCGGGTGTGGAAGAGACGCGGCGTTTCGGCATGGGCGAGCTGGATCGTGACCAAGCCTTCGCGGCGCATCAGCGCCTGGCCGATTTTCAGGTCATAAGTCATGGCAGCCAGCGCGTTGCGCGAATTCAGCGCCAGCACAAGGTGGTCCGCACCGCCATGGATCAATGCCGGCGGTATGGCCGGATCGAGATCGCCGGCCGAATAACCGAACAGCGCCAGCGCCTCTGCGATGAGCTTCTGCGGAGCCGGTTTGCTGTGCGTCCACGGCGACTGCAACGCGGCGGCAATGTTCGTGCCGTTACGGAAACCCTCGACGGTTATCCTCGCCCGGTTAAAGATCAACGCAAAAACGCCATCGCCAAATTGCCGGACCAGCGCCGCGCCCAGGGCGATCGTGGCGTGCCCGCAGAAAGGAACTTCGGACTCCGGCGAAAAATAGCGGACCCGCCAGCCGTTACCCTCGGGCGCGGCAAAGGCAGTTTCCGAAAATCCGACCTCCGCCGCGATGCTCTGCATTTCGGCGGCATCGGGCAAGACGTCGCCTATGACGACCCCCGCAGGATTGCCGCCGGTGTCTCCATCCGAAAAAGCCGCGAATCTCAGTACGTGCATCTGGCCCGCCTTCTGTTTGCAAGGCATGCAGGTTGCAAGGCATGCAGGAAACACCTTCCTGGGCCTTTTGAGAAACGAAGAAAGCGAGGTGCAGCTGTGACCGTTGATCACATCGTCAAGAAGCGTTAGCCGGCCATCGCCTTGCTGTGAGAGGCTGGCGCGGCGCGGCTGATGCCGTGGCATGCGCGACCAGTGCCGTCATGATCTCGGCGGCGGCGAGCGCCGCGATCACCTGCGGGCGCTTATCCTTGACCGCATCGCCGCCGATCGGCGAGACGAGGCGGTCAAGTTCCGCCTCGCTGCCATCCGCCGACTTCAGGAACCAGCTCCTGAACGTCGCCTTTTTGGTCTTCGAACCGATCATGCCGACATAGGCGGCATCCCGGCGTTTCAGCGCCTCGGCGACGATCAGGAAATCCAGCGCGTGGTCGTGGGTGAGGACGACGAAGGCAGCCCCGGCAGGCGCATTCCGCACCATCGACTCCGGCATAGGCGTCAGGCTGGTTTCGACCGTGTCCGGCATGCCGTCCAGCGCCTCGGCACGCGTCTCGACAACGACGACATGTACCGGCAGCAAGGCCGCCGCAGATGCCAGCGCCTGGCCGACATGACCGCCGCCGAAGATGTAGACGTGCGGCAGCTGCGCTTCCTCGGCTTCCGCCGCCGCAACCAGCTCTCGCGCCAGCGCCGCGTCGACCAGCCGGATCAGCACCTCGACCCTGCCGCCGCAGCATTGGCCGATTTCCGGCCCGAGCGCGATGTCGAGGGTGGCGCGGATATCCCTCCCCCTCGAGGGGAGGGAGGCGGCGAAGCCGTCGGGTGGGGTCGCCGCGGCAGTGCTCGACGCTCTGGCGGTGCCTTCTGAGACGACCCCCTCCGGCCGCTTCGCGGCCATCTCCCCCGCAAGGGGGGAGAAAAGCAGCTGCCGCGCCTTGTCGATCGCCATGTATTCGAGCTGGCCGCCGCCGATCGTGCCAAAAATCGCCGCGCCCGAGACGAGCATGAAGGCGCCCTTCTCGCGTGGCGTCGAGCCCTTTGTCCCGGCCACCTCGACCAGGGCGACCCGGCCGGCGCGCGCAAGAAAGGCCTTCAGGCTTTGCACTTTCGCGTTCATCATTCGCATTCCCTATCGGGAAATATAGAGTTTTTCGGCCTGAATTGCACGCTCCGAGGCTGGGTTCACGTGCCGACCTTGGCTTCCCGCTTCAGCCGTTCGATCGCCATCAGCACCCGCTCCGGCGTCGCCGGTGGGTCGAGGCGCGGGCAGATCCGGTGGTCGGCAACGCTTGCCACCGCATCCGACAGCGCATGCAGCACCGACATGCCGAGCGGGAGCGGCGGCTCGCCGACCGCCTTGGAGCGGTGCACCGTCGGCTCGTGTGCCTCAGGCCAGTCGGCCAGCGTCACGTTGAATATCTTCGGCCGATCCGAGGCGAGCGGAATCTTGTAGGTCGACGGCGCATGGGTGCGCAGCCGGCCCTTGTCGTCCCACCACAATTCCTCCGTCGTCAGCCAGCCCATGCCTTGGATGAAGCCGCCCTCGACCTGGCCGAGGTCGATGGCGCGGTTCAGCGAGCGGCCGGTCTCGTGCAGGATGTCGGTGCGCTCGACCATGTATTCGCCGGTCAGCGTGTCGACTGAGACTTCCGAGCACGAGGCGCCATAGGCGAAATAATAGAAGGGGCGACCCTCGCCCTTGTCACGGTCCCAGTGAATTTTCGGCGTCTTGTAGAAGCCCGCCGCCGAAAGCTGGATGCGCGCCATGTAGGCCTGCCTGACAAGGTCGGCGAAGGCGATCTCCTGATTGCCGATGCGCACCCGGTTGGGCAGGAATAGCACCTGGTCGCGCGGCACCTGGTATTTTTCGGCGGCGAAATTGGTCAGCCGCTCCTTGATCTGCCGGGCGGCGTTCTGCGCCGCCATGCCGTTGAGGTCGGAGCCGGAAGAGGCGGCGGTCGCCGAGGTGTTCGGCACCTTGCCCGTTGTCGTCGCGGTGATCTTGACCTGGTCGAGGTCGATCTGGAATTCTTCCGCCACCACCTGCGCCACCTTGACGTAGAGGCCCTGCCCCATTTCGGTGCCGCCATGGTTCAGATGCACCGACCCGTCGGTGTAGACATGCACCAGTGCGCCGGCCTGATTGTAGTGCGTGGCGGTGAACGAGATGCCGAACTTGACCGGTGTCAGCGCCAGCCCGCGCTTGATGAAGCGGCTGTTGGCGTTGAAGGCTTCAATGGTGCGGCGGCGCCTCGCATAGTCGCAACTCGCCTCCAATTCGGCGACGATGCGGTGGATGATGTTATCCTCGACCGTCTGGTGGTATGGCGTGACGTTGCGGTCGCTTGTGCCATAAAAGTTCTTCTTACGAATCTCGAGCGCGTCCTTGCCGACGGCAAAGGCGACCTCTTCGATGACACGCTCGGCCCCGACCATGCCTTGCGGACCGCCGAAGCCTCGGAAGGCGGTGTTCGACACGGTGTTGGTGTAGAGCGGTGCCGATTGCGCATGCACAGCCGGCCAGAAATAGGTGTTGTCGCAGTGGAACAGCGCGCGGTCGGTGACCGGGCCGGAGAGATCCGCCGAGAAGCCGCAACGCGCCGCGAACATGAAATCGACACCGAGAATATTGCCCTCGTCGTCGAAGCCGACCTCGTAGTCGACAAGGAAATCGTGCCGCTTGCCGGTGGCGATCATGTCGTCGTCACGGTCGGGCCGGATTTTGACGGCACGATGGTGTTTTTTCGCAGCAATCGCCGCGAGCGCGGCAAACTGGTTGCCTTGCGTTTCCTTGCCGCCGAAGCCGCCGCCCATCCGGCGGATCTCCACCGTCACCGCATGGCTCGGCACCCCGAGCGCATGGCTGACCATGTGCTGGATTTCGCTCGGGTGCTGGGTCGAGGAATAAATCGTGACGTCCTGATCCTCGCCGGGAACGGCCATGGCGATCTGGCCTTCGAGATAAAAATGGTCCTGGCCGCCGATGCGCATTTTTCCCTTTAGCCGGCGCGGCGCCGCGTTGATCGCAGCGGCGGCATCGCCGCGCCTCAGCGTCAGCGGCGGCGTGACCAGCTTGTCTTTACGGGGATCGAGCGCGCCGATGTCGGCGATGAAGGGCAATTCCCGGTATTCGACCTTGGCCAGTCTCGTCGCGCGGCGCGCCTGCTCGCGGGTTTCGGCAATGACGCAGAAGATCGGCTGGCCGAAAAATTGCACCTTGCCGTCGGCCAGCACCGGTTCATCGTGACGGCCGGTCGGCGAAATGTCGTTTTCGCCCGGCACGTCACTGGCCGTCAGCACGTCGACGACACCGGGCGCTGCGCGCACCGCCGACAGGTCCATGCTGGTGATGCTGGCATGCGTGGCCGTCGAAAGCCCGAGGCAGCCATGCAGCGTGCCGGCCAATTCCGGCATGTCGTCGATATAGACGGCCGTGCCGCGGACATGCTTGCGCGCCGAATCATGGCGCTGGTCGGTGGCAATGCCACCGGAGATTTTTTGCGCCTTGAGGTTTGGAGCGTGCTTGGTCATCACGCCGCCTCGTGGCGCGATACCTGGATCGGCGCCTTGGTGCCGCTGGTCTCGGCAAAGAAGCGCAGCAGCAGGTTACGCGCCGCCAGCGCCCGGTATTCGGCCGAAGCGCGCATGTCGGTCAGCGGGGTGAAGTCTTTGGCGTACTCGGCCATCGCCGCCTCGACCGTCGCCTCCGTCCAAGGCCTGCCGAGCAGCGCCTTTTCCACGCCGAAAGCCCGCTTGGGCGTTGCCGCCATGCCGCCATAGGCGATGCACACATCCGCCACGGTGCCGTCCCTGGCCAGCGTCAGCAGGAACGCGCCAAGTGCTGCGGTGATGTCCTCGTCACGGCGCTTGGTGATCTTGTAGACGGCGAATTTGGTGTCCCTGGCTGGCACTGGGACATGCACGGCTTCGACGAATTCGCCCGGCTGCCGATCCTGCTTGCCATAGGCGATGAAAAAATCCTCGAGCGGGATCGTCCGCCGCTTGTTGCCCCGGCGCAGCGTCAGCCGCGCGCCGAGCGCGATCAGCGGCGGCGGCGTGTCGCCGATCGGCGAGCCGTTGGCGATGTTGCCGCCGATCGTGCCCATATTGCGCACCTGATCGCCGCCAATGCGATCGAACAGCGGGCCCAGCGCTGGGATGCGTTTCGCTAGCGTCGAGAAGGCTTCTGTATAGGTGACACCAGCACCGATCGAGATGATGCCCTTGTCCTCGGAAATCCCGCACAGCCCGTCGAGATTGCCGATGAAGATCGCCGGCGCAATATCGCGCATATGCTTGGTTACCCACAGGCCGACATCGGTCGAACCGGCAACGATGGTGGCGCCCGGCTCGTTGTCGAGCACGGCGGCGAGATCGTCGGCATTAGCCGGCACGACCAGCCGCTGGTTGCCGGCGCCGATCTCGATGCGAGCACCGTCTTTCATGGCCGCGAGTTTCTCTGCGATCGCCTTGCGCTCCGCCGCCAGCGGGTCCTTCGCCGCCTTGCCGTAGCTGGAGATGGCGCGAGCGGCGTGCACAATCGCCTCATAGCCGGTACAGCGGCAGAGATTGCCTTGCAACGCCTTTTCTATTGCGGCATCCGAAGGCTCAGGCGACCGCATCCACAGGGCATAAAGCGACATGACAAAGCCCGGGGTGCAGAAGCCGCATTGCGAGCCGTGGAAATCGACCATCGCCTGCTGCACCGGATGCAGTTTATCGCCGTCGCCGCGCAGATGCTCGACGGTCACGACATGTGTGCCGTCGAGCGAGCCGAGGAAGCGGATGCAGGCATTGACGCTTTCATAGACCAGCCGACCGGCCGGAAGCCTTCCAACCAGCACCGTGCAGGCGCCGCAATCACCCTCGGCGCAACCTTCCTTGGTGCCGCGCAGCGCGCGGCTGAGCCGCAGCCAGTCGAGCAAGGTCTCGGCGGGCGCCACCGTGGTCAGCGCAACATCCTCGCCATTGAGAATAAAACGTATCTCGCTGCGTGTCGTGATCTTGGCCATGCCTCAGCTCCCCCGATAGGTCGAATAGCCGTAGGGCGAGACGAGCAGCGGCACATGATAGTGCACCGGCTCGGCCATGCCGAAGCGGATCGGCACGTTGTCGAGGAAGGCCGGTTCCGGCAGCCTCAACCCCTGCCGGCGCAGATAGTCGCCGGCCGCGAAGACCAGCTCGTATTCGCCGGTGCGGAATTCCGCGTCGGCAAGCAGCGGCGCGTCACAGCGGCCGTCGGCATTGGTGACCGCCGTCTTCAGATGCGTCCGCATGTCGCCATCGATGCGGTAAAGCTCGATCGACAGGCCTGCCGCTGGCTTGCCGGTCGCGGTGTCGAGGACATGGGTCGTCAGACGTCCGCCTTCGGCTTTCGACGTTTCCGCCACTGGCTGCTCCCATACAGTCGAACATGTTTGACGAATTGTGCGCCAATTAAAGGCGATGCATAAGTCCCGGTCGAGCGGAGTGCTGCAAAAACACTTTCAAAAATTTTCGGGGGAATGCGCAAGCGGCGCTTTCGACTATCCTGATCACACTATCCGGCAGGAGCGACAATGCGTTACGAACGAGACATGCGCGGCTACGGCGCCAATCCGCCGGATCCGAAATGGCCCGGCGGGGCGCATGTGGCGGTGCAGTTCGTCGTCAATTACGAGGAAGGCGGCGAAAACTGCGTCCTGCATGGCGACAAGGCTTCGGAGGCATTCCTGTCCGAGATCGTCGGCGCCGCACCCTGGCCCGGCCAGCGTCACTGGAACATGGAATCGATCTACGAATATGGAGCGCGTGCCGGCTTCTGGCGATTGCTGCGCCTGTTCACCGAGGCTGAGGTGCCGGTCACCTGCTATGGCGTCGCCACCGCGCTGGCGCGTTCGCCCGACCAGGTAGCGGCGATGCAGGAGGCCGGCTGGGAAATCGCCTCGCACGGGCTGAAATGGATCGACTACCGCGACCATGCGCCGGAGGACGAGCGCCGCGACATGGAAGCGGCGATCCAGCTGCACCACGAGGTGACCGGGGCACGGCCGACCGGCTGGTACACCGGCCGCACGTCGATCAACACCGTGCGGCTGGCGGCGGATGAAGGTGGCTTCGACTATGTGTCGGACACCTATGACGACGAGTTGCCATACTGGTTCGAGCATGACGGGTCGGACGGGTCGATAATGCCGCAGCTCATCATCCCCTATACGCTCGACGCCAACGACATGCGCTTCGCCACGCCGCAAGGCTTCAACTCGGGCGACCAGTTCTTCGCCTATCTCAGGGATAGTTTCGACACGCTCTATGCCGAGGGCAAGGCAGGACGGCCGCGCATGATGAATATCGGCCTGCACTGCCGCCTCGTCGGGCGCCCCGGTCGGGTCGCGGCGCTCAAGCGCTTTGTCGACTACGTCAGATCGCACGACAAGGTCTGGCTGGCGCGGCGCATCGACATCGCAAGGCACTGGCAAGAGACCCATCCGTTCCGGCTGCCACCGCTGCGCCCATCGAAAATGGAATTCGAGGCCTTCGCCCAGGCTTTCGGCGGCATATTCGAGCATTCGCCGTGGATCGCCGAGCGCGCCCACGGGCTGGAGCTCGGCCCGGCGCATGACAGCGCTGGCGGCCTGCACAATGCACTGTGCCGCGTCTTTCGCGCGGCGAGCGAGGCCGAGCGGCTCTCCGTGCTCAACGCCCATCCCGACCTTGCCGGAAAACTGGCGCAGGCCAAGCGGCTGACGGCGGAATCGACGAGGGAACAGGCTTCCGCCGGGCTCGACGCGCTGACCGACAAGGAGCGCGAGCTGTTCTCCAAGCTCAATGGCGCCTACGTCACCAATTTCGGCTTCCCGTTCATCATCGCGGTGAAAGGCAAGACCAAGGCGGAAATCCTGGCGGAGTTCGAGGCGCGCATCGGCAACAGCCACGACGTTGAATTCGAAACCGCCTGCAAACAGGTCGAGCGCATCGCGCTGCTTCGCCTCAAGGACATTCTTCCGCAATAAGCTTTGGCTTCCGCAATAGGCTCTAAACTGATGGATATGATGAAAATGGCCGACCGAACCTATTACGCGCCGCAGGGCGGCCACCCTGGCCAGAGTGAGCTGCTGACCGGCCGCGCTGTCTTCACCGAGGCCTATGCCGTCATTCCCCGGGGCGTGATGCAGGACATCGTCACCAGCGCCTTGCCATTCTGGGATAAGACCCGCGTCTGGGTGCTGTCGCGGCCCCTGTCCGGCTTTGCCGAGACGTTTTCGCAGTACATCGTCGAGGTCGCGCCCGGCGGCGGCAGCGACCGGCCGGAACCGGATGGCGGCGCCGAGGGCGCCTTGTTCGTGGTCGAGGGCGAGCTGACCGTCTTGCTCGCCGGCAAAAAGCATGTGCTTAGGCCGGGCGGGTTTGCTTTCCTGCCGCCGGCAAGCGGATGGACCGTTCGCAACGAGAGCAGTGCCGCCGTCCGCTTCCACTGGATCCGAAAAGCCTACGAACCTGTCGAGGGAATGGATACGCTGCAAGCCTTCTTCACCAACGAACAAGATGTCGCACCGAGCCCGATGCCCGGCACCGATGGCCGGTGGGCGACGACCCGCTTCGTCGATCCTGAAGACATGCGCCACGACATGCATGTCACCATCGTCACGCTTGAGCCGGGCGCGGTCATCCCCTTCGCCGAAACCCACGTCATGGAGCACGGCCTCTATGTGCTGGAAGGCAAGGCGGTCTATCGCCTCAACCAGGACTGGGTCGAGGTCGAGGCCGGCGACTATATGTGGCTGCGGGCCTTCTGTCCGCAGGCCTGCTATGCCGGCGGTCCGGGCCAGTTCCGCTACCTGCTCTACAAGGACGTCAACCGACATGCCAAGCTTGGCGGCGCCGGCGTCGCGAGACGCGCGCCATGACCCGCATCATCGCGCGGCCGCTGACCCGCGAAAATTTTGCCGAGTTCGGCGACGTCATCGATATGGGCGGCGACAATCATTATCCGATCAATGGCGGCAGAGCGGAACGCTACCATGACCTCGCCACCGTCGAAGCGCAGGGGCCGAATGCACGCGTGCTGATCTCCATGGTGCGCGGCACGCCCTACGATTTTCCGCTGAAGCTGACCATGGTCGAGCGCCACCCGATCGGCAGCCAGGCTTTCATCCCGCTGTCGCCACGGCCGTTCCTGGTCATCGTTTGCCATGATGGCGACGAAGGTCCGGGCGAGCCGCACGCCTTCATCACCGCGCCCGGGCAAGGCGTCAACTATCCGCGCAATCGGTGGCACGGCGTGCTGACGCCGATCGGCGAGGCCCAGGATTTTCTCGTCGTCGACCGCGGCGGCGACGGCTCCAATCTCGAAGAGTGCCATTTCTCGCACGCTTACGAGATCGATCTCCCCAATGGGACCGCATGATGGCCGACGTCTCGCTGATAGACCGCCTGCTCGACGTCATCGAGCACGACATCGTGCCGAAGACGGCCGAAGGTGTCGCCCACGGCAACAAGCTGTTCGGCGCGGCGATCCTGCGCAAGGACGACCGCTCGCTGGTGCTCGCCGAAACCAACAACGAGACGGAGAACCCGCTCTGGCATGGCGAGGTGCACTGCCTGAAGCGCTTCTACGAAATGCCGAAGGCCGAGCGCGTCGACACCAAGGACGCGATGTTCCTCGCCACGCATGAACCCTGCTCTCTCTGCCTGTCGGCGATCACCTGGACCGGCTTCGACAATTTCTACTATCTGTTTTCGCATGAGGATTCGCGCGACAGCTTCGCCATCCCTCACGACCTGAAGATCCTGAAAGAAGTCTTCACCCTCGACCCCGGCGGTTACAATGCCGAGAACGCCTATTGGAAGAGCTTTTCGATCCGCCGACTGGTGCGGTCGCTGCCCGAGACCGAGCGCCTGCGGCTGGAAACGCGGATCGGCAAAATCGCCGCACACTATGACGAATTGTCCGGCGCCTATCAGGCGAGCAAGGACGAAAACGACATTCCGCTGAGTTGAATGCTGCAAAGTTCAACACTTGAAACGCCCCCTTTATGGTGGCATACGGTGTTATGGAGAAACGCAGACCCACTTACGATCTTGATGCAATCAAGGCCGAGTTGGGTTCTGTCGACACGCTGGCAATCACGACGTCCGCCCTGCGGGATGTCACTACAGCGCCGCGCGTCCTTTAGGACGCGCAAGGACGCTGTAGCACTTTGATTTTGCGCATGATCCTTTCCGAAAACCGATTTCGGTTTTCGGGGTCATGCGCTGCGCTCGGCTTCGATCGCGCCGGTATAGTCGAGGTGATCGGCGGCATCACGCGAAAAATGTTTGTAAAGTCGATGACGACATTCGCCGACCATCGTGCCTGGCAAGATGTCTATCACGTGCCAGCACGCGACCTGATTCTCTACGTGAAATTTCAGGCGGACGTGGTGACCGAATTCACAGTCATGTCGTTCAAGGAAAAGTAACTATGGCGACGAAAGAAAATAATGAAACGAATACCATGATCTCCCCCGAAACAGGAGAAACGCTGACGCGTGGAGTGCGTCCGTTCACTGTGACTTACAAGGGCGAGAGCATGATCGTCGATCTGCCGGGGTATTATCCCCCGTCGGGAGGTGAGGGCGTTCATGTCGGAGACGACATGACTGTCGTCGACGCAGCGCTCCGCATCCTCAAAGAAAAGATCGACGGCGTTCCAGCACCG
This window harbors:
- a CDS encoding type II toxin-antitoxin system MqsR family toxin, whose amino-acid sequence is MILSENRFRFSGSCAALGFDRAGIVEVIGGITRKMFVKSMTTFADHRAWQDVYHVPARDLILYVKFQADVVTEFTVMSFKEK
- a CDS encoding bifunctional allantoicase/(S)-ureidoglycine aminohydrolase — encoded protein: MADRTYYAPQGGHPGQSELLTGRAVFTEAYAVIPRGVMQDIVTSALPFWDKTRVWVLSRPLSGFAETFSQYIVEVAPGGGSDRPEPDGGAEGALFVVEGELTVLLAGKKHVLRPGGFAFLPPASGWTVRNESSAAVRFHWIRKAYEPVEGMDTLQAFFTNEQDVAPSPMPGTDGRWATTRFVDPEDMRHDMHVTIVTLEPGAVIPFAETHVMEHGLYVLEGKAVYRLNQDWVEVEAGDYMWLRAFCPQACYAGGPGQFRYLLYKDVNRHAKLGGAGVARRAP
- a CDS encoding nucleoside deaminase, with translation MADVSLIDRLLDVIEHDIVPKTAEGVAHGNKLFGAAILRKDDRSLVLAETNNETENPLWHGEVHCLKRFYEMPKAERVDTKDAMFLATHEPCSLCLSAITWTGFDNFYYLFSHEDSRDSFAIPHDLKILKEVFTLDPGGYNAENAYWKSFSIRRLVRSLPETERLRLETRIGKIAAHYDELSGAYQASKDENDIPLS
- a CDS encoding type II toxin-antitoxin system MqsA family antitoxin yields the protein MATKENNETNTMISPETGETLTRGVRPFTVTYKGESMIVDLPGYYPPSGGEGVHVGDDMTVVDAALRILKEKIDGVPAPATIRRVRTKLKLSQREAGSLFKVGENAFDKYERGLIEPSGPTIQLMTLLEKHPELLDELR
- a CDS encoding ureidoglycolate lyase; the protein is MTRIIARPLTRENFAEFGDVIDMGGDNHYPINGGRAERYHDLATVEAQGPNARVLISMVRGTPYDFPLKLTMVERHPIGSQAFIPLSPRPFLVIVCHDGDEGPGEPHAFITAPGQGVNYPRNRWHGVLTPIGEAQDFLVVDRGGDGSNLEECHFSHAYEIDLPNGTA